From Bacteroidales bacterium:
TACCCTGGATAATTACACAAGACGCATCGCTCTGTTTGTGATTCATTTCAAAAGACTGCCCGAGCAGGTGAGCGAAGATGAGATCAATGAATATCTGGTAGCTTTGGCTCGAGATCCCAGATCACCATCCCGAAGCAGCTTTAAACATATGGTTTATGGCCTGAGATATTACTACCGCCTGCTTGGGATGAATAAAAAGGCTATTGCCCTTCCCTCACTGAAGCAGGACACCAAATTACCTGTCATACTAAACCGCTCTGAACTGAAAGAACTTTTTTCCGCCCCCTCACTCCTCAAACAACGCATCGTCCTTACCCTTATTTATTCTGCAGGTTTGCGCGGACAGGAGGTGATTAACCTTAAAATATCGGATGTTGATTTCGAGCGGATGACCATTCACATCCGCCAGAGCAAATACAAAAAAGACCGCATAGTTCCTTTATCTCCAACTATGGCCATCGGGCTAAAGAAATACTTGAAAGCGGAAAATCCTCACATTTGGCTGTTCAACGGGAAATTACCCGATAGCCGGTATAGTGTAAAGGGATTATCGTGGGTGATGCGAGAAAACCTTAAAAAGACTTCCATAACCAAAGAAGTCAACCTTCATACACTCCGGCATACCTATGCCACTCATTTACTTGAGGAAGGGGTTAACATTGTCACTCTGAAAGACCTGCTGGGACATGCAGATATCACCACTACGATGATTTACTTGCATGTTGCCCAATGCAAACAGGTAAAACCTCACAGTCCGCTCGATTCTTTGTATGGCAGGCAAAAGAAATAAACTTGAGCTTGCCGATGTAGTCAGGAAATTTGGCAAAAGCTTAATTGCACGGGATAACCTATCCCCAGGCCAAACCAAAGCACTGCATAATATCCTGCGGTGCCGGACTGCTTCTTTGGGCGGACACGAAGAAGCATGCGATCACTGTGGAACCATTCGCTACAGCTACAACAGTTGCGGAGACAGGCACTGTCCAAAATGTCAGGGCAACAAGCAGGCTCTATGGATTGATGATTTACAGGAAGCTACCCTTCCGGTAAAACATTATCATATCATCTTCACCGTGCCTCATTGTCTTAATGAGGTTTGCCTGTGGGACCAACGGATGTACTACAACATCCTTTTCAGTTCCGTCTGGAGAACCTTGCATAGTTTCGGTTATACCCATTATGGTGTTGAGACCGGCGCTGTAGCTGTATTGCACTCCTGGGGTCAG
This genomic window contains:
- a CDS encoding tyrosine-type recombinase/integrase, with amino-acid sequence MKRKSSPTILEQAIALVPEFERVIAKLAQQVTLRGQSKSTLDNYTRRIALFVIHFKRLPEQVSEDEINEYLVALARDPRSPSRSSFKHMVYGLRYYYRLLGMNKKAIALPSLKQDTKLPVILNRSELKELFSAPSLLKQRIVLTLIYSAGLRGQEVINLKISDVDFERMTIHIRQSKYKKDRIVPLSPTMAIGLKKYLKAENPHIWLFNGKLPDSRYSVKGLSWVMRENLKKTSITKEVNLHTLRHTYATHLLEEGVNIVTLKDLLGHADITTTMIYLHVAQCKQVKPHSPLDSLYGRQKK